Within Microbacterium proteolyticum, the genomic segment TGCGGTACGGGATCTGCAGGTCGTCGGGCTTGTCGTAGTACCAGCCGCTGAACGCGGCCGCCGGAGCGAGATGCGCATCGACGGGGACGTGGGTCAGGAGCTTGCGGGTGACGCTCGCGCCGTCCGCCTTGACGACGGAGCCCAGTCGCAGGTAGTCGAGGGATCCCGTCGCGAAGAGCCCGTAGCGCCCCGGGAGGGCGGTGTCGTCCGTGCGCTGGAGGGTGATGGTCTGCGCCGCCGGATCGAGCGCGAGGAGCTGGACGTCGGGGACGCGGCCCGCGGGGGTGACCACGGTGCGAGCCATCCGCAGCGATACGGCGCCGAGGGCCGCGGCGCTGAGCCCGAGCGCGGCGGTGAGAGCGGTGACGGCGACCCGCAACGGTGCGGCCGCGGGGTGCGGGGCACGGCGCCTCGCGGCGCGCCTGGGAGCGTTCATCGAGGCCTCACTCTAGTCTGTGGCCGTGACTGACCCCCGCTCACCCGAGGCGGCGACCCCCTTCGCCCGGGCGGCCGACGAGTTGCGCGAGACCGCGTTCCGCGACGATTTCGTCGTGCGCGAGATCCCGTCCCCGTCGGGCCTCGCGCCGCAGTCGCTGGCGCTGGCCGGCGACGTGCGGCCCGACGCGCACACGACGGATTCTCCGTTCGGTACGGGGCGCTTCATCCTGCTGCACGACCCGGAGGAACCCGAGGCGTGGGGCGGTGCGTGGCGCGTGGTGTGCTTCGCCCAGGCCCCGCTCGAGCCGGAGATCGGGATCGATCCCCTCCTGGCGGACGTCGCCTGGTCGTGGCTGATCGATGCGCTCGATTCGCGCGGTGCCGAACGCCACTCCGAGTCGGGGACGGCGACCAAGACGCTGTCCACCGGCTTCGGGGCTCTCGCGGCGCAGGGCGAGGGGTCACAGATCGAACTCCGCGCGTCGTGGTCGCCGCGCGGTCCGTTTCGCCCGCACCTGGAGGCGTGGGCCGAATTGGTCTGCATGCTCGCCGGACTCCCCCCGGGGTCCGAGGGCGTTGCGGTCCTCGGAGCCCGGAGGCCCCCGCGTGGTTGAGTACACCGTCATCGAGGATGCCGCGGGTCTGTCCGCGGCGTCGCAGTCGCTGGCATCCGGGGTCGGCCCCGTAGCCGTCGACGTCGAGCGCGCGTCCGGGTTCCGGTACTCCCAGCGGGCGTACCTCATCCAGGTCTTCCGTCGGGATGCCGGGGTGTTCCTGTTCGATCCGTCGACGATCGAGGACTTCGCGCCGCTCCAGGACGCCATCGGCGACGTCGAGTGGGTCTTCCACGCCGCGAGCCAGGATCTGCCGTCGCTCCGCGAGCGCGGTCTCGAACCCCCGGTGATCTTCGACACCGAGCTCGGCGCCCGTCTGCTCGGTCACGAGCGCGTCGGACTCGGCGCCGTCGTCGAGGAGACTCTGGGCATCACGCTCGCGAAGGCGCACTCCGCGGCCGACTGGTCGACCCGGCCGCTCCCGGCCTCCTGGCTCGAGTACGCCGCGCTCGACGTCGAGCACCTCGTCGACGTGCGCGACAAGCTCGCCGCAGAGCTCGACGAGCAGGAGAAGACGGAGTTCGCGCGGCAGGAGTTCCAGGCAGTGCTCGAACGGCTCCCGAAGCCGCCGCGCGACGACCCGTGGCGGCGCCTCAGCGGTCTGCACACGGTGCGCGGACGCCGCTCCCTCGCGGTGGCCAGATCGCTGTGGCAGGCGCGCGAGGACTACGCCCGCGAGCAGGACGTCGCCCCCGGTCGTCTCGTGCCCGACCGCGCGCTCGTCGCCGCCGTCCTCGCCGACCCGCAGACCAAGCAGGCGCTGGCGGGCGTCAAGGAGTTCAACGGCCGCGCGAGCCGGACCCAGCTCGACCGCTGGTGGAACGCGATCGTGGCCGGACGCGAGGCCACCGACCTGCCGCCGGACCGCGTACCCAGCGACACCCTCCCCCCGCCCCGCGCCTGGGTCGACCGCAACCCCGAGGCGGACCGTCGCCTGAAGGCGGCCCGCCCGGCCGTCGAGGCGCGCGCGGAGGAACTCCGGATGCCGACCGAGAACCTCCTCACCCCCGAGACGCTGCGCCGCGTGGCGTGGACTCCCCCGGCCGAGGTGAGCGTCGAGTCCGTCTCGACCGCACTCGCGGAGCTCGGCGCCCGCCCGTGGCAGATTGAGCAGACTGCACAGGTGATCGCGGATAGCTTTGTAGCTTCCCTCAACGCCGATCCGGACGACTCGGAACCGTCTTCGTAGGTTCGGACAACCGATTCTTCGCGTCGCGGCGCGTTTCCTAGGCTGGCTGCATCCCAAACAATGGAGGCAGAGTGGCCGAGATGTCGGACGTCTTCTTCGTCGACGGTATGCGTACCCCCTTCGGGCGCGCCGGCGAGAAGGGCATGTACTGTAACACCCGCGCGGACGACCTCGTCGTCAAGGCGATCATCGGGTTGATGGAACGCAACGGCGACGTGCCGAAGGACCGGATCGACGACGTGGCGATCGCCGCGACGTCGCAGACCGGTGACCAGGGCCTCACGCTCGGGCGGACGGCGGCGATCCTCGCGGGTCTGCCGATGACCGTGCCAGGTCTGGCGATCGAGCGCATGTGCGCCGGCGCCATGACGAGCGTCACCACGATGGGCGCGTCGATCGGTGTCGGCATGTACGACCTCGCCCTCGCGGGCGGCGTCGAGCACATGGGCCGGCACCCCATCGGCGCCAACGCCGACCCCAACCCGCGCTTCGTCGCCGAGAAGCTGGTCGACCCGGGCGCCCTCAACATGGGCGTCACGGCCGAGCGCATCCACGACCGCTTCCCGCACCTGACGAAGGAGCGCGCGGACCGGTTCGGCATGGCCAGCCAGCACAAGGCGCAGGCCGCGTACGAGGCCGGGAAGTTCCAGCCCGACCTCGTCTCCGTCGCGGTGAAGGACGCCGACGGCGCGTGGGGGCTCGCCACAGAGGACGAGGGGCGTCGCCCCGAGACCACCCTCGAGGGTCTGGCATCCCTCAAGACGCCGTTCCGCCCGCACGGTCGCGTGACCGCCGGGACCTCGTCGCCCCTCACCGACGGTGCGACGATCAGCCTGCTCGCGGGCTCGGACGCCGTGAAGGAGCTCGGACTCACGCCGAAGATGCGGATGGTCTCGTTCGCGTTCGCCGGCGTGCAGCCCGAGATCATGGGCATCGGCCCGATCCCCTCGACGGAGAAGGCGCTGAAGAAGGCCGGACTCACGATCGACGACATCGGCCTGTTCGAGCTCAACGAGGCGTTCGCGATCCAGGTCATCTCGCTCCTCGACCACTTCGGCATCGCCGACGACGACCCCCGGGTGAACCCGTGGGGCGGTGCGATCGCGCTCGGTCACCCGCTCGCGGCATCCGGAGTGCGTCTCATGATCCAGCTCGCCGCGCACTTCGCCGAGCGCCCCGACGTGCGGTACGGCCTCACGGCCATGTGCGTCGGCCTCGGCCAGGGTGGCTCGGTGATCTGGGAGAACCCGTTCTTCGACGGAAAGAAGAAGCGCAAGTGACCGGCTACGACTCGATCGACTTCTCGCCCCTCGACGCCCTCACGGGCGACGAGGTCGTGACCCACTCCCCCGTCCGCGACGTGCGCCTGCCCTCGGGCAACGTCGTCGCGCTCGTGACGCTCGACAACGGACGCGACCACACCCGGCCCAACACGCTGGGTCCGGCGACGCTGGCGGAACTCGGGCGCACGCTCGAGACGCTGAAGGAGCGCGCCGCGGCCGGCGAGATCCACGCGGTCGCTATCACCGGGAAGCAGTACATCCTCGCCGCCGGTGCCGACCTCTCCGACGTGGCCAAGCTGCCGTCGAAGGACGTCGCGCGGCTCATCGCCCAGCGCGGTCACCAGGTGCTCGGATCGCTGTCCGAACTCGGTGTGCCGTCGTTCGCGTTCGTGAACGGCCTTGCACTCGGCGGCGGCCTCGAGATCGCGCTGAACTCGACGTACCGCACGGTCGACGCGTCGGCTGCGGCGATCGCTCTGCCCGAGGTGTTCCTCGGCATCATCCCCGGCTGGGGTGGCGCCTACCTGCTGCCGAACCTCATCGGCATCGAGAACGCGCTCGAGGTCGTGGTGTCCAACCCCCTCAAGCAGAACCGGATGCTCAAGCCCCAGCAGGCGTTCGACCTCGGGATCATGGATGCCATCTTCCCGGCGGCCTCTTACCTCGAGGACTCGCTGCGCTGGGCCGACGGCGTGCTCACCGGCCGCATCAAGGTCGAGCGCAAGAACGAGCCCGGCAAGATCGAGCGCCTGACCAAGTGGCCGATCGCGATCAAGGTCGCACGCGGCATGCTCGAGTCGAAGATCGGCACGGTCCCCCGCTCCCCCTACGTCGCTCTCGACCTGCTCGACAAGGCCCGGAGCGGCACGAAGGCCGAGGGCTTCGCGCGCGAGGACGAGGCTCTCGCCGACCTCATCACGGGCGACCAGTTCGCGGCATCCATGTATGCCTTCGACCTCGTGCAGAAGCGCGCGAAGCGGCCGGTCGGAGCGCCCGACAAGGCGCTCGCGAAGAAGGTCGCCAAGGTCGGTGTGATCGGCGCGGGCCTCATGGCCTCGCAGTTCGCGCTGCTCTTCGTGCGGAAGCTGCGGGTGCCCGTCGTCATCACCGACCTCGATCAGGGACGCGTCGACAAGGGCGTGGCATCCATCCGGGAGGAGATCGGCAAGCTCGAGGCGAAGGGCAGGCTCGACGCCGACACCGCCAACCAGCTGCGCGCGCTCGTGCACGGCACGACCGACCGCTCGGAGTTCGCCGACTGCGACTTCGTCATCGAGGCGGTCTTCGAAGAGGTCGGGGTCAAGCAGGAGGTGTTCTCCGCGATCGAGAAGATCGTCGCGGACGACACGATCCTCGCCACCAACACCTCGTCGCTGTCGGTCGCCGAGATCGGTTCGGCGCTCGAGCACCCCGAGCGGCTCGTCGGCTTCCACTTCTTCAACCCGGTCGCGGTCATGCCGCTCATCGAGGTCGTGAAGACGGATGCCACTTCCGACGCCGCGCTGTCGACGGCGTTCGTCGTGGCCAAGGGGCTCGGCAAGAACGCCGTCCTGACCGCCGACGCCCCCGGGTTCGTCGTGAACCGTCTGCTGGCCAAGGTCATGGGCGAGGCCGCGCGTGCCGTGTACGAGGGCACGCCGATCACGGTCGTCGAGAAGGCGTTCGCGCCCCTCGGGCTGCCGATGGGTCCGTTCCAGCTCATCGACCTCGTCGGTTGGAAGGTCGCCGCGCACGTGCAGGACACGATGGCGCACGCGTTCCCCGAGCGCTTCTTCGCGTCCGAGAACTTCCACGAGCTCGCGGCGCTGCCCGAGGTCGTCGAGAAGGACAAGGGCGGCCGCGTCACCGGCTGGACCAAGGCGGCGCAGAAGGTGCTCGTCACCGGAAAGACCCCGGTGGCGCCCGAGACCATCCTCGCCCGGGTTCAGGACGGCCTCGCGCAGGAGATCAAGATCATGCTCGACGAGGGTGTGGTCCCCGAGGTGCAGGACATCGACCTGTGCCTCATCCTCGGCGCGGGCTGGCCGTTCATCGACGGCGGAGCCTCGCCCTACCTCGACCGCGAGGGGGCGTCGGAGCGCGCGTTCGGCGACACGTTCCACCACCCGCCGATCCGCGGTATCGGCGGCTGAAAGCCCGAACACGACAGCGGCGCCGTCCCCGAGGGGGCGGCGCCGCTGTCGTTCGTGCGGGACCTACGGGCGGGACTTCTCCCACTCCTCCAGCGTCGGGATCGCGCCGGTGGGCGTCTGCCGCGCCATGGGGATGCGCGTGCCGAGCACCTGCGCCACGACGTCGTGGGCGATCTTGGATGCCGTGAGCCCGGCGTCCTCGAGGATTTGCTCGCGCGTGGCGTGGTCGATGAATTCGTCCGGGATGCCGAGCTCGTCGACCGCCGTGTCGACACCGGCCTCGCGCAGCACCTGGCGGACGCGGGTTCCGACGCCGCCGACACGGATGCCGTCCTCGATCGTGATCACGAGCCGGTGCTCGCGCGCCAGGTCGATGATCGACGGCTGCACGGGGATCGCCCAGCGCGGGTCGACGACCGTGGCGCCGATGCCCTGCGCGCGCAGCCGCTCGGCGACCTCCATCGCGAGGTGGACCATCGGGCCGATGCCGACGAGGAGCACGTCGTCTGAGGTGCCTCGCGCGAGAACGTCGACACCGTCGGGCAGGCGCTCGATCGCGTCGAGGTCGGCGGGGACACCGCCCTTCGGGTAGCGCACGACGGTCGGCGCGTCGGAGACGGCGACCGCCTCGCGGAATTCCTCGCGCAGGCGGGTCGCGTCGCGCGGAGCGGCGATCCGGATGCCGGGGACGAGCTGCAGCATGGCGAGGTCCCAGATGCCGTGGTGGCTCGGGCCGTCGGGGCCGGTGACGCCGGCACGGTCGAGGACGAAGGTGACGCCGGCCTTGTGCAGGGCGACATCCATCATCACCTGGTCGAACGCACGGTTCATGAAGGTCGCGTAGATCGCCACGACGGGGTGCAGGCCCCCGAAGGCGAGGCCGGCGGCGGAGGCGACGGCGTGCTGCTCGGCGATGCCGACGTCGTACACGCGCTCGGGGAAGCGCTGCGCGAAGGACTGCAGACCCGTGGGGCGCAGCATCGCCGCGGTCATCGCGATCACGTCGTCGCGTTCGGCGCCGACGGCGGTGAGCTCTTCCGCGAACACGTCGGTCCACTGCGGGCCCCCGCCCGAGCCGAGGGCTTCGCCGGTGATCGGGTCGATCTTGCCGACCGCGTGGAACTGATCAGCCTCGTCACTGAGCGCGGGCGCGTAGCCGCTGCCCTTGTCGGTGATCGCGTGCACGATGACCGGGGCGCCGTACGACTTCGCCAGCTCGAGCGTCTCGATGAGCGACTCGAAGTCGTGCCCGTCGATGGGGCCGAGGTACTTGATGTCGAGGTTGCTGTAGAGCGCCTCGTTGTTCGTGAAGCGCGAGAGGAAGCCGTGCGTCCCGCCGCGGACGCCGCGGTAGACCGCGCGCGCCGCGGGTCCGAGACGGCGGAACAGCGTGTCGGATCCGCGGTGCAGCGTGCGGTACGCCTCGTTCGTGCGGACCCGGTTGAGATAGCGGGCCATGCCGCCGATCGTCGGCGCGTACGAGCGGCCGTTGTCGTTGACGACGATGACGAGGTTGCGGTCGTTGTCGTCGCTGATGTTGTTCAGCGCCTCCCACGTCATGCCGCCCGTGAGCGCGCCGTCGCCCACGACGGCGATGACGTGGCGGTCCTTACGGCCCGTGCGGGAGAACGCGCGCGACACACCGTCGGCCCAGCTCAGCGAACTCGACGCGTGCGAGGACTCGACGATGTCGTGCTCGCTCTCGGAACGCTGCGGGTAGCCGGCCAGGCCGCCGCGCGAACGCAGCTGGGCGAAGTCCTGACGGCCGGTGAGGATCTTGTGCACGTACGACTGGTGCCCGGTGTCGAAGATGATCGGGTCGGCCGGGGAGTCGAAGACGCGGTGGAGGGCGATCGTCAGTTCGACGACACCCAGGTTGGGGCCGAGGTGGCCGCCGGTGCGGGCGACGTTCTCGACGAGGAACGAGCGGATCTCGGCGGCGAGCTGCCGCAGCTGATCGGGGGTCAGACCGTCGAGGTCACGGGGACCGTGGATGCCGGGTAGGAGAGCCATGTGACTCCTCTCGTGCGGTGCGCACAGAAACCTGCGCGTCTGTCGATTCTATTCTCGGGGGGTGCGAGAGGCTCGGCAACGGCTTGCGCGGGGCGCCCCGACCTGAGCGTGAGTCGCCAGGATCTGTCGCCTTGCCGACGGCGGTGGCGACACATCGTGGCGACTCACGCGGCGGGAACACGACAGCGCCCCGGGGGCAGAAGCTCCCGGGGCGCTGTCGGAGCGGGGATCAGACCAGCGAACGCAGCACGTACTGGAGGATGCCGCCGTTGCGGTAGTAGTCGGCCTCACCGGGGGTGT encodes:
- a CDS encoding thiolase family protein, whose product is MAEMSDVFFVDGMRTPFGRAGEKGMYCNTRADDLVVKAIIGLMERNGDVPKDRIDDVAIAATSQTGDQGLTLGRTAAILAGLPMTVPGLAIERMCAGAMTSVTTMGASIGVGMYDLALAGGVEHMGRHPIGANADPNPRFVAEKLVDPGALNMGVTAERIHDRFPHLTKERADRFGMASQHKAQAAYEAGKFQPDLVSVAVKDADGAWGLATEDEGRRPETTLEGLASLKTPFRPHGRVTAGTSSPLTDGATISLLAGSDAVKELGLTPKMRMVSFAFAGVQPEIMGIGPIPSTEKALKKAGLTIDDIGLFELNEAFAIQVISLLDHFGIADDDPRVNPWGGAIALGHPLAASGVRLMIQLAAHFAERPDVRYGLTAMCVGLGQGGSVIWENPFFDGKKKRK
- a CDS encoding DUF3000 domain-containing protein; protein product: MTDPRSPEAATPFARAADELRETAFRDDFVVREIPSPSGLAPQSLALAGDVRPDAHTTDSPFGTGRFILLHDPEEPEAWGGAWRVVCFAQAPLEPEIGIDPLLADVAWSWLIDALDSRGAERHSESGTATKTLSTGFGALAAQGEGSQIELRASWSPRGPFRPHLEAWAELVCMLAGLPPGSEGVAVLGARRPPRG
- the dxs gene encoding 1-deoxy-D-xylulose-5-phosphate synthase, which encodes MALLPGIHGPRDLDGLTPDQLRQLAAEIRSFLVENVARTGGHLGPNLGVVELTIALHRVFDSPADPIIFDTGHQSYVHKILTGRQDFAQLRSRGGLAGYPQRSESEHDIVESSHASSSLSWADGVSRAFSRTGRKDRHVIAVVGDGALTGGMTWEALNNISDDNDRNLVIVVNDNGRSYAPTIGGMARYLNRVRTNEAYRTLHRGSDTLFRRLGPAARAVYRGVRGGTHGFLSRFTNNEALYSNLDIKYLGPIDGHDFESLIETLELAKSYGAPVIVHAITDKGSGYAPALSDEADQFHAVGKIDPITGEALGSGGGPQWTDVFAEELTAVGAERDDVIAMTAAMLRPTGLQSFAQRFPERVYDVGIAEQHAVASAAGLAFGGLHPVVAIYATFMNRAFDQVMMDVALHKAGVTFVLDRAGVTGPDGPSHHGIWDLAMLQLVPGIRIAAPRDATRLREEFREAVAVSDAPTVVRYPKGGVPADLDAIERLPDGVDVLARGTSDDVLLVGIGPMVHLAMEVAERLRAQGIGATVVDPRWAIPVQPSIIDLAREHRLVITIEDGIRVGGVGTRVRQVLREAGVDTAVDELGIPDEFIDHATREQILEDAGLTASKIAHDVVAQVLGTRIPMARQTPTGAIPTLEEWEKSRP
- a CDS encoding ribonuclease D, producing the protein MVEYTVIEDAAGLSAASQSLASGVGPVAVDVERASGFRYSQRAYLIQVFRRDAGVFLFDPSTIEDFAPLQDAIGDVEWVFHAASQDLPSLRERGLEPPVIFDTELGARLLGHERVGLGAVVEETLGITLAKAHSAADWSTRPLPASWLEYAALDVEHLVDVRDKLAAELDEQEKTEFARQEFQAVLERLPKPPRDDPWRRLSGLHTVRGRRSLAVARSLWQAREDYAREQDVAPGRLVPDRALVAAVLADPQTKQALAGVKEFNGRASRTQLDRWWNAIVAGREATDLPPDRVPSDTLPPPRAWVDRNPEADRRLKAARPAVEARAEELRMPTENLLTPETLRRVAWTPPAEVSVESVSTALAELGARPWQIEQTAQVIADSFVASLNADPDDSEPSS
- a CDS encoding 3-hydroxyacyl-CoA dehydrogenase NAD-binding domain-containing protein produces the protein MTGYDSIDFSPLDALTGDEVVTHSPVRDVRLPSGNVVALVTLDNGRDHTRPNTLGPATLAELGRTLETLKERAAAGEIHAVAITGKQYILAAGADLSDVAKLPSKDVARLIAQRGHQVLGSLSELGVPSFAFVNGLALGGGLEIALNSTYRTVDASAAAIALPEVFLGIIPGWGGAYLLPNLIGIENALEVVVSNPLKQNRMLKPQQAFDLGIMDAIFPAASYLEDSLRWADGVLTGRIKVERKNEPGKIERLTKWPIAIKVARGMLESKIGTVPRSPYVALDLLDKARSGTKAEGFAREDEALADLITGDQFAASMYAFDLVQKRAKRPVGAPDKALAKKVAKVGVIGAGLMASQFALLFVRKLRVPVVITDLDQGRVDKGVASIREEIGKLEAKGRLDADTANQLRALVHGTTDRSEFADCDFVIEAVFEEVGVKQEVFSAIEKIVADDTILATNTSSLSVAEIGSALEHPERLVGFHFFNPVAVMPLIEVVKTDATSDAALSTAFVVAKGLGKNAVLTADAPGFVVNRLLAKVMGEAARAVYEGTPITVVEKAFAPLGLPMGPFQLIDLVGWKVAAHVQDTMAHAFPERFFASENFHELAALPEVVEKDKGGRVTGWTKAAQKVLVTGKTPVAPETILARVQDGLAQEIKIMLDEGVVPEVQDIDLCLILGAGWPFIDGGASPYLDREGASERAFGDTFHHPPIRGIGG